The proteins below come from a single Drosophila kikkawai strain 14028-0561.14 chromosome 3R, DkikHiC1v2, whole genome shotgun sequence genomic window:
- the LOC108085910 gene encoding microtubule-associated protein futsch isoform X2, producing MSENKKLLDALLCEIYGRQEQLAQIRQHCSKDLQSPKEQKGQLARMVSGMTGNRSTLERLSVRKLIDVCAILKVEILMIGYLLERVLLARDRLQRHQEVLCEFVTAVLVVESDDAQPKMRFSLSPPPQKAIASSSSSSSSSARLTSPTITTRSTTLGPSTTSPGSNNRSPSPRAFGSMLARNGGGHEVNPSATASGSGSASASAAAATAADDEAASDYNQWLHAMKLVARLPGGTPPEFRRKLWLSLADKYLKSKNVDWAQQREKCFCEEWREDDEELGIQIVKDLHRTGSNLCTGPAGSINQAKLKRILLGYARYNPEVGYCQGFNMLGALILQVMDKEEEESMKVMIYLVEGVLPTGYFYGSMGGLQADMGVFRELMQTRLPRLAKHLQRLQGPVENAFEPPLTNVFTMQWFLTMFCTCLPMSCVLRVWDLVLIEGSDVLLRTALVLWSLLEERVLSVRSADEFYGKMGSYSSELLNGHLVDSNGLIERVVKLGPIADLRQLRDKHLYNIAPLRHKQGLQLYYDDEDTHSDEERMAVATVWGLNWGRRGSVGPAAAAGKQPAEQKDRLALDISLLKKQYDRLRERQKQAHVILTTACSTAARQGSGPGNSSQPAVPVNQLLLGRPAIVTNKGKRVGAPLGAIPPARKPSLPAVLHTKPAAEKQLRRGETLLWRDTDSSRRRRDSLTWKEIKADRAAMMREGVDVSSIKTQKLRTRFGKSDSSSYSEDSDGEQEVGGGSGGGGSSTDTSLCDDDDPKSIEKSPKHKAKLGRKLKEQKQLSGSRDASLERQRPKSWAPSSQEIPFILMGTDSGDEKDPPVKEDTELAEDSATESDRFAFEKELDFVSYKLEPLAIQSGSEGTELPEIPVLTPISPIPTFKEKSGSEEDLLEEQKQKPFDVSDSGVTNQYFERVNSVERPNKLELSYSLNEEESETSVTYLEEREKVEGHSADGDYQALPPLPMNPEDNPLPGAGKVPQIRDDNIPGENKDDYKELLSMTIEERVDFKPPPPTASSLSSAARKRRDPRRKTLTRSSTIEIEERYQALERRISQDQPTAERPSKYIPSTAALEERFNTLEKQLSADKQRKELVEIDSEHPEKFERIPSTADLETRFNALTKQLSSSESTAKSPIDLKDDEQPSGSGSSKEQKDSEKTSKLHKSEELESEVQESSKTEASESKEKASEDRKTDQPRLKKLPSTAELEDRFNALERKMSVQKSSPVKAKKEPPDEESTEQESKPQESEKKASKEHKESTREEPEEKASSPTEEPAPKSKTKPVVSPKQKGKESSDLKTDTKHSETQSTKKETIEEGVPSKVKVNKETESTQVDPEIPAEKESPKKTEPKKVEDQKKVQSKPEKSTNKTESENVKNTKDSEETKKEEPAKTPRKSPPSTEELEKRFNALEKQLSTTNLEQVEPPKSIAKTQKSQEVQQDEKVQKSMKSFDDKIKEVNTALVKEQTKVEPKDQSEKTPEKKVIQSEELEPSQSQQSDLNKRRASEPPSTEDLEKRYETLKRRMSSKNHFSTPNETVNEALERIEQEVISDSADEEKKPPPSTEDLESRFEALQGGEKKPKAQTQPKHVDVAIEAHIPEPPPPPPPPKELPILPAPVLHQQQALIEELQRKMRGQSPGEENLKPSEINPERRQRKLLQRPTPMGDETSEAPANTAYYRATNQEQWQQRMVRRFSDLPSRADLENRVQFLERQLYAKFYKQRCASDSEVASKVKHSPSPDEMPTTSRQARAVVEGLLEQRVLALEKQLSENSLKLLETIRDRERIAAAPQSDDSGGSPRRLSTETIDATGKELVRYTQNIGELEEVDAHKPINISINIKMLLNKDSGEPKQPKAESKPTTEDLTRRLELLEQQLLEERAKNGSHIPENEVPQPEESEACKKQEKNCHNQHVKSDETQKVEEPAKTQIKPEMAKETKTLENEEKAQARAKEVVTDKSPKVEKVIEKTVTEEKPEPIIKDKKEEVTKKEDKVSTTKEGSSETKPKQTKEEKPSKDISKTKEVSSQKVPENKKEIPKTEEPLSKDSASTNMKQDNPKAETIKAKETASASKETIKQLPEKPKETSKDSSAPKEVPDKMVINASDLGPMDPNNKTVVLLMDNEPRASRVRRLTRANTEELEGLFQALEKQLSDRNLIKSEDGRLIRADSKPSTEQAEQVQAISDLTKQIEDFTSGKPEEDNPEEAVKEDKTEPKEPEEDYDWGPNPVKHHLKRKTAYLPSTKELEARFRSLERQIKLLEDVEKIDVEQRLVEIERKIKLQYSLSHEKDLNKYLELCEGRGLDDEETQPEEAPTKEEETARARDRSRSPGRKAATKSPYTSPSRKVATKSPYTSPSRKAATKSPYTSPSRQREKTPYSSPTRSPERKSKRSPYTSPARRKPHPNDLPISDDLEYKYRVLDLVRSKSKENLAKRMNDPNRKPPIHPLEILLDPSPDDSAIPSTGELEHRIRVLDGKLKSPAKARSKPRSRSPTIEDMKRQKMRDEQKPRTPVHNLERLVSSPGRPEPPTAAELEERMRILEQEHTFDFKTQKDYRAFNQKLKDVISPSLSFEEFRAAKSREQSPRRHGATTPKSALRRDDYDEATSNTTTTYYRPTSPKVIRFQDEDEDEDHFEEAPRSKSRQTSDRMTLADQPSATRSYASSSEGLDALGSRLMRETSPITRTGTHTGVPLRTGENINDRLSSIKNSIKSIDNLCEEKPPPYQKEKCQRYIDSLFSDSLHFASKKSSLEDLSLSRSLSRSESRGRSIHRASGDYAPSIRITSEHRSLGSAESRRSPLGSSARDTSPLHYRSHRDMSRDLSPRRRRLEEEEEERERRERERERERESSRVRRDNLLPNYSADNRSELSSGSSLTGFNHKVDRQLEETCAKYADDARRSACRTPLSHPYESRSTATRQHQHHTDPVQDSFPRPVSPYRQPYEPRGPSAATGSSAPVYQPGKLEIRHTTVTSTFYDRFLTEKQIERTHSRPNSRSPVASPSVPARSYGEFSTTSAPSCTTATATNSLMSSSYAGTSFSLPTSSNYPYSRVTSSSDLRSAATATTTSASSLTTTTTTSSYVPYNFSSSFTSRLSDPITTCSASTSSLTTSTGVYNPMMSFTLREPLASSSLGAVSASPLAPFQFNRTFVSNFDKEQEKK from the exons ATGAG TGAAAACAAGAAGCTACTCGATGCATTGCTGTGCGAGATCTACGGCCGGCAGGAACAGTTGGCCCAGATTAGGCAACACTGCAGCAAGGATCTGCAGAGTCCGAAGGAGCAGAAGGGACAACTGGCTCGTATGGTTAGCGGCATGACCGGCAATCGGTCCACCTTGGAGCGCCTGAGTGTGCGCAAGCTCATCGATGTGTGTGCCATTCTCAAGGTGGAGATCCTGATGATCGGTTACCTGCTGGAAAGAGTCCTGTTAGCCAGGGATCGCTTGCAACGCCATCAGGAGGTGCTTTGTGAATTCGTTACCGCTGTGCTCGTCGTGGAGAGTG ACGATGCACAGCCTAAAATGCGTTTTAGCCTCTCACCACCGCCACAGAAAGCCattgccagcagcagcagcagcagcagtagctcCGCCCGCCTAACCTCGCCCACCATCACCACACGGAGCACCACCCTCGGCCCCAGCACCACCTCCCCCGGCAGCAACAATAGAAGCCCCAGCCCCCGAGCCTTCGGCAGCATGCTGGCCCGCAACGGCGGAGGACACGAGGTCAACCCGAGTGCCACCGCCTCTGGGTCCGGAtctgcctccgcctccgcagccgctgccactgccgccgACGATGAAGCTGCCTCGGATTACAACCAGTGGCTGCATGCCATGAAGCTGGTGGCCCGCCTGCCCGGAGGCACACCGCCCGAGTTCCGACGCAAG TTGTGGCTCTCGCTGGCGGACAAGTATCTCAAGTCGAAGAACGTGGACTGGGCCCAGCAGCGGGAGAAGTGCTTTTGCGAGGAGTGGCGCGAGGACGATGAGGAGCTGGGCATCCAAATCGTCAAG GATCTGCACCGGACTGGCTCGAATCTGTGCACCGGCCCCGCGGGCTCCATCAACCAGGCCAAGCTGAAGCGCATTTTGCTTGGCTATGCGCGCTACAACCCGGAGGTGGGCTATTGCCAG GGCTTCAACATGCTGGGCGCCTTGATACTGCAGGTGATggacaaggaggaggaggagtccaTGAAGGTCATGATCTATCTGGTGGAGGGCGTACTGCCCACGGGCTACTTCTATGGCTCAATGGGCGGCCTGCAGGCGGACATGGGCGTTTTCCGGGAACTGATGCAGACCCGATTGCCCCGTTTGGCGAAGCACCTGCAGCGGCTTCAGGGACCCGTAGAGAATGCCTTTGAGCCGCCGCTGACCAATGTGTTTACCATGCAGTGGTTTCTCACCATGTTCTGCACCTGCCTGCCCATGTCCTGTGTGCTGCGAGTGTGGGACTTGGTCCTCATCGAGGGAAGTGATGTGCTACTGCGAACAGCTCTTGTCCTTTGGAGTTTGCTTGAAGA GCGCGTTCTCAGCGTTCGTTCCGCGGACGAGTTTTATGGCAAAATGGGTTCCTACTCCAGTGAGCTGCTTAATGGGCATCTCGTGGACTCCAATGGCCTAATCGAACGAGTGGTAAAGCTGGGACCGATTGCGGATCTGCGACAGCTAAGGGACAAACACCTGTACAACATTGCCCCATTGCGTCACAAGCAGGGATTGCA GCTCTACTACGACGACGAGGATACGCACTCGGATGAAGAGCGCATGGCGGTGGCCACCGTTTGGGGCTTAAACTGGGGCAGACGTGGATCTGTTGGTCCTGCAGCGGCGGCTGGCAAGCAGCCGGCGGAGCAAAAGGATCGTCTGGCACTGGATATTTCCCTGCTGAAAAAGCAATACGATCGGCTGAGGGAACGCCAGAAGCAGGCTCATGTCATCCTAACCACTGCCTGCTCTACGGCTGCGCGACAGGGATCAGGTCCCGGGAACAGCTCCCAGCCAGCGGTGCCTGTGAATCAACTGCTACTCGGTCGACCAGCCATCGTGACCAACAAGGGCAAGAGAGTTGGAGCTCCCTTGGGCGCCATTCCACCAGCTCGTAAGCCTTCGCTACCCGCAGTGCTCCATACCAAGCCGGCGGCGGAGAAGCAGCTGCGCCGCGGCGAGACCCTTCTCTGGCGAGACACGGATTCGAGCAGAAGACGCCGTGACAGCCTGACCTGGAAGGAGATCAAGGCGGATCGAGCTGCCATGATGCGGGAGGGTGTCGACGTTAGCTCcattaaaacccaaaaactgCGCACTCGCTTCGGCAAGAGCGACAGCTCCTCGTACAGCGAGGATAGCGATGGAGAGCAGGAAGTCGGAGGCGGTAGTGGAGGAGGTGGCTCCAGCACGGATACCAGCCTCTGCGATGACGATGATCCCAAGTCAATCGAGAAGAGTCCCAAGCACAAGGCCAAGCTCGGCCGAAAACTCAAGGAGCAGAAGCAATTGAGTGGCTCTAGGGATGCGAGCCTGGAAAGACAACGACCCAAGTCCTGGGCACCCAGCAGCCAAGAGATTCCCTTCATACTAATGGGCACTGATAGTGGCGATGAGAAGGATCCACCTGTAAAGGAGGATACTGAGTTAGCGGAGGATAGTGCCACTGAAAGCGATCGCTTTGCCTTCGAGAAAGAACTTGATTTCGTCAGCTACAAGCTAGAGCCCTTGGCTATTCAATCGGGTTCCGAGGGCACAGAACTTCCAGAGATTCCCGTCTTGACACCCATTAGTCCCATACCCACCTTCAAGGAGAAGAGTGGCTCTGAAGAAGATTTGCTGGAggagcaaaagcaaaagcctTTCGATGTGAGTGATAGCGGGGTGACCAATCAGTATTTCGAGAGGGTCAACAGCGTCGAGCGACCCAACAAACTGGAGCTCTCCTATTCCCTAAACGAGGAGGAATCGGAGACCAGCGTCACGTACCTGGAAGAACGAGAAAAGGTTGAGGGTCACAGTGCGGATGGGGACTACCAAGCATTGCCGCCACTTCCCATGAACCCAGAGGATAATCCCCTTCCTGGAGCTGGCAAAGTGCCTCAGATCCGCGACGACAACATTCCAGGTGAGAATAAGGACGACTACAAGGAGCTGCTGAGCATGACGATAGAGGAAAGAGTAGACTTCAAGCCACCACCTCCCACAGCCAGCAGCTTGAGTAGTGCCGCCCGTAAAAGGAGAGATCCCCGTCGCAAGACACTGACCCGTTCGTCGACCATTGAGATCGAGGAGCGTTACCAGGCCCTAGAACGGAGGATCAGCCAGGATCAGCCAACGGCGGAGCGGCCATCCAAGTACATACCCAGCACCGCCGCCTTGGAGGAACGCTTCAACACACTGGAGAAGCAACTAAGTGCCGACAAGCAGCGTAAGGAACTCGTGGAAATCGACTCCGAACATCCAGAAAAATTCGAACGCATTCCCTCCACCGCCGATCTCGAGACCCGCTTCAATGCCTTAACCAAACAATTGAGTTCCAGCGAATCGACAGCCAAGTCTCCCATTGATCTCAAGGACGACGAACAGcccagtggcagtggcagctcCAAAGAGCAAAAGGACAGCGAGAAAACCAGTAAGCTGCACAAATCGGAGGAGCTGGAATCTGAAGTCCAGGAGAGCTCAAAAACTGAAGCCAGCGAATCCAAAGAAAAGGCCAGTGAAGACAGAAAAACCGACCAGCCACGCCTTAAAAAATTGCCCTCCACGGCTGAGCTCGAAGATCGCTTCAATGCCCTCGAACGTAAGATGAGTGTGCAGAAGAGCAGCCCAGTCAAGGCCAAAAAGGAGCCACCCGATGAAGAGTCTACCGAGCAGGAGAGCAAACCACAAGAGTCCGAAAAGAAAGCCTCAAAAGAGCATAAAGAAAGTACTCGAGAAGAACCTGAAGAGAAAGCTTCATCCCCAACAGAAGAGCCAGCTCCGAAAAGTAAAACAAAGCCAGTTGTGTCAccaaagcaaaagggaaaAGAAAGCTCTGACTTAAAAACGGATACCAAACATTCGGAAACTCAATCAACCAAAAAGGAAACTATTGAAGAAGGGGTTCCATCAAAAGTTAAAGTCAATAAGGAAACTGAATCCACTCAGGTTGATCCTGAAATACCTGCTGAAAAAGAAAGCCCTAAGAAGACAGAACCTAAAAAAGTTGAAGACCAAAAAAAAGTACAATCCAAACCGGAAAAGTCCACCAATAAAACTGAATctgaaaatgttaaaaacaccAAAGATTCGGAAGAAACTAAGAAAGAGGAGCCCGCCAAGACACCGCGAAAATCTCCACCTTCCACAGAAGAACTGGAAAAGCGCTTTAATGCCCTGGAAAAGCAGCTGAGCACCACTAATTTAGAGCAGGTTGAGCCACCTAAGTCCATAGCCAAGACCCAAAAGTCACAAGAAGTTCAACAGGATGAAAAAGTACAAAAGTCGATGAAATCCTTCGATGACAAGATCAAAGAGGTGAACACAGCTTTGGTAAAGGAGCAAACGAAAGTTGAGCCTAAAGATCAGTCAGAGAAAACCCCAGAGAAGAAAGTAATCCAATCAGAAGAGCTAGAACCAAGCCAGAGCCAGCAAAGTGACCTGAACAAGCGAAGGGCCTCTGAACCGCCTTCCACAGAGGACTTGGAGAAGCGCTACGAGACCCTGAAGCGTCGCATGAGCAGCAAGAACCATTTCTCCACTCCCAACGAGACGGTAAACGAGGCTCTGGAGCGGATTGAACAGGAGGTGATCTCAGACTCCGCGGATGAAGAAAAGAAGCCGCCACCATCCACAGAGGATCTGGAGAGCCGCTTTGAGGCACTGCAGGGCGGGGAGAAAAAACCCAAGGCCCAGACACAACCCAAGCACGTGGACGTGGCCATTGAAGCGCACATTCCtgagccaccgccaccgcctcctccaccGAAGGAGCTGCCCATTCTGCCTGCACCCGTgctccaccagcagcaggCTCTGATCGAGGAGCTGCAGCGGAAGATGCGCGGCCAATCCCCAGGGGAGGAGAACCTTAAGCCCAGCGAGATCAATCCGGAAAGGAGGCAGCGAAAGCTATTGCAACGACCCACGCCCATGGGCGATGAGACCTCGGAAGCACCTGCAAACACGGCTTACTACAGAGCGACAAACCAAGAACAATGGCAGCAGCGCATGGTGCGTCGGTTCTCTGATCTGCCCTCCCGGGCCGATCTCGAGAACCGAGTACAGTTCCTGGAGAGGCAACTCTACGCGAAGTTCTACAAGCAGCGCTGTGCAAGTGATTCCGAAGTTGCATCGAAGGTCAAGCATTCACCCTCGCCCGATGAAATGCCGACCACCTCCCGCCAGGCCAGGGCCGTGGTCGAAGGATTACTAGAGCAGCGTGTCCTGGCTCTGGAAAAGCAGCTAAGCGAGAACAGTCTCAAACTGCTCGAGACGATACGGGATCGGGAGAGAATCGCAGCAGCTCCCCAAAGCGATGACAGCGGTGGCAGTCCTCGAAGACTGAGCACGGAAACTATCGACGCCACCGGCAAGGAGCTGGTTAGGTACACCCAGAACATTGGTGAGCTGGAGGAAGTGGATGCCCACAAGCCCATCAACATAAGCATCAATATAAAGATGCTGCTCAACAAGGACAGTGGTGAACCCAAGCAGCCGAAAGCCGAGTCCAAGCCCACAACCGAGGATCTTACGCGGCGCCTAGAGCTCTTGGAGCAGCAACTGCTGGAGGAGCGGGCTAAAAATGGCTCTCATATTCCAGAAAATGAAGTCCCCCAGCCAGAGGAAAGCGAGGCCTGCAAAAAGCAGGAAAAGAACTGCCACAATCAGCATGTAAAAAGCGATGAAACCCAAAAGGTCGAGGAGCCTGCCAAGACTCAAATTAAACCCGAAATGGCCAAGGAAACCAAGACTCTGGAAAATGAGGAGAAAGCCCAAGCTCGAGCCAAGGAAGTGGTTACAGATAAATCTCCGAAAGTAGAGAAAGTGATTGAGAAAACTGTCACGGAGGAAAAACCAGAGCCTATCATTAAAGACAAAAAAGAAGAGGTTACTAAAAAGGAAGACAAAGTTTCCACCACCAAAGAAGGGTCCTCTGAAACGAAACCTAAGCAAACTAAAGAGGAAAAACCCTCAAAAGATATCTCTAAAACAAAAGAAGTTTCCTCCCAGAAAGTCCctgaaaataagaaagaaattCCCAAAACAGAGGAACCCCTATCCAAGGATTCTGCTTCGACCAACATGAAACAGGATAATCCAAAGGCTGAAACAATCAAGGCAAAAGAAACCGCCTCCGCCAGCAAAGAAACAATCAAGCAACTGCCAGAGAAACCCAAAGAAACCTCCAAAGACTCCTCTGCACCAAAAGAAGTACCAGACAAAATGGTTATCAATGCAAGTGATCTGGGACCCATGGATCCCAACAACAAAACAGTGGTACTCCTTATGGACAACGAACCCCGAGCTTCCAGAGTAAGGAGATTGACGAGAGCCAACACCGAGGAGCTGGAGGGACTTTTCCAGGCACTAGAAAAGCAGCTGAGCGATCGAAACCTCATCAAGTCCGAGGATGGTCGTCTTATAAGAGCGGATAGCAAACCAAGTACCGAGCAGGCGGAACAAGTTCAAGCCATCAGTGATCTCACCAAGCAAATCGAAGACTTTACAAGCGGCAAGCCGGAGGAAGATAATCCCGAGGAGGCTGTTAAGGAAGACAAAACAGAGCCTAAGGAGCCCGAAGAGGACTACGATTGGGGACCGAATCCGGTGAAGCATCacttgaaaagaaaaacagcctACCTGCCATCCACCAAAGAATTGGAGGCACGCTTCCGCTCCCTGGAACGGCAGATCAAGCTGCTCGAGGACGTGGAAAAGATCGATGTAGAACAACGGCTGGTGGAGATTGAACGTAAGATTAAGCTGCAATACTCCCTGTCCCATGAGAAGGATTTGAACAAGTATTTGGAGCTGTGTGAAGGCAGGGGCTTGGATGATGAGGAAACTCAACCCGAAGAAGCCCCCACCAAGGAGGAGGAAACTGCTAGAGCTAGGGATCGCTCACGCAGTCCTGGACGCAAGGCGGCCACTAAATCCCCATATACTTCGCCCTCAAGGAAAGTGGCCACTAAATCTCCCTACACATCGCCTTCCCGTAAAGCTGCCACCAAGTCACCTTATACTTCGCCCTCGAGGCAGCGCGAGAAAACGCCTTACTCCTCGCCAACCCGCTCGCCGGAAAGGAAGTCCAAGCGGAGTCCCTACACCTCCCCAGCCCGCCGCAAGCCGCATCCCAATGACTTGCCCATCTCTGATGACCTGGAGTACAAGTACCGAGTGCTCGACTTGGTAAGATCCAAGTCTAAGGAGAACCTGGCCAAGCGCATGAACGATCCCAACAGAAAGCCGCCCATTCATCCACTCGAAATACTCCTCGACCCGAGTCCAGATGACAGTGCGATACCCTCAACTGGGGAGCTGGAGCACAGGATACGGGTGCTCGACGGAAAACTCAAGTCTCCGGCTAAGGCTCGCTCCAAGCCCCGTTCCCGTTCGCCTACCATCGAAGACATGAAACGCCAGAAGATGAGGGATGAGCAGAAGCCCAGGACACCGGTGCACAATCTGGAACGATTGGTCAGCTCACCTGGCCGACCAGAGCCACCCACTGCCGCGGAACTGGAGGAGCGCATGCGCATCCTGGAGCAGGAGCACACGTTCGACTTCAAGACCCAGAAGGATTACCGGGCATTCAATCAAAAGCTGAAGGACGTGATATCGCCCTCGCTCTCTTTCGAGGAGTTCCGAGCAGCCAAGTCCCGGGAGCAGAGTCCCCGCCGTCATGGCGCCACCACGCCCAAGTCAGCCCTGCGTCGTGACGATTACGATGAGGCCACCTCCAATACGACCACCACCTATTACCGCCCCACCAGCCCCAAGGTGATACGCTTCCAGGACGaagacgaggacgaggaccaCTTTGAGGAGGCGCCCAGGTCCAAGTCGCGCCAGACCAGCGATCGAATG ACTCTTGCAGATCAGCCATCGGCCACTCGCAGCTACGCCAGCAGCTCGGAGGGTCTGGATGCCCTGGGTAGTCGCCTCATGAGG GAGACTTCTCCGATCACCCGAACTGGGACCCACACCGGCGTACCACTGCGAACTGGAGAGAACATCAACGACCGCCTGAGCTCGATCAAGAACTCGATCAAGTCCATCGACAACCTGTGCGAGGAGAAGCCTCCTCCCTACCAGAAGGAGAAGTGCCAGCGCTACATCGACTCGCTCTTCTCGGACTCCCTGCACTTTGCCAGCAAGAAGAGCTCCCTGGAGGACCtaagtctcagccggagtctgAGCCGCAGCGAGAGCCGTGGCAGGAGCATCCACCGAGCATCCGGTGACTATGCCCCCTCCATAAGGATCACCTCGGAGCACAGGTCTCTGGGCTCCGCGGAATCCCGAAGGAGTCCGCTTGGCAGCTCGGCTCGGGACACGAGTCCCCTGCACTACCGATCGCATCGGGACATGAGCAGGGATCTCTCGCCGAGAAGGAGGCGCCtcgaggaggaagaggaggagcgCGAGCGAAGGGAACGCGAGCGGGAACGGGAGCGGGAGAGCAGTAGGGTAAGACGTGATAACTTGTTGCCAAATTATTCAGCCGATAATCGTAGCGAACTAAGTAGCGGGAGTAGTTTAACCGGGTTTAACCACAAAGTAGATAGACAACTAGAAGAGACCTGCGCCAAGTACGCGGACGACGCCCGACGCTCGGCCTGTCGCACCCCGTTGAGCCACCCCTACGAGTCCCGCAGCACAGCCACACgacaacaccaacaccacACAGATCCAGTCCAGGACAGTTTCCCCCGGCCCGTGTCACCCTATCGCCAGCCGTACGAACCCCGCGGCCCATCGGCTGCCACCGGCTCATCCGCCCCCGTCTATCAGCCCGGCAAGCTGGAGATCCGCCACACCACCGTGACCTCCACCTTCTATGATCGTTTCCTCACCGAAAAGCAGATCGAGCGGACCCATTCCCGTCCCAACAGCCGGTCGCCGGTGGCTTCGCCCTCGGTTCCGGCCAGGAGTTATGGGGAATTCAGCACCACCTCAGCCCCATCCTGCACCACTGCCACCGCCACAAACTCACTCATGTCCAGCAGCTATGCAGGCACCTCCTTTTCGCTGCCCACCAGCAGCAACTATCCCTATTCGCGGGTCACCTCCTCCTCTGATCTTCGCTCTGCTGCCACTGCTACCACTACTTCAGCCTCATCCttaaccaccaccaccaccacatcCTCCTATGTGCCGTACAATTTCAGCAGCTCCTTTACTTCTCGCCTGAGTGATCCCATAACAACGTGCTCGGCGAGCACTAGTTCGCTCACCACTTCCACGGGGGTCTACAATCCCATGATGTCGTTCACACTGAGGGAACCACTGGCCAGCAGTTCCCTGGGTGCTGTAAGTGCCTCTCCCCTGGCTCCGTTTCAGTTCAATCGCACCTTCGTTTCCAATTTTGACAAGGAACAGGAGAAGAAATAA